One segment of Triticum aestivum cultivar Chinese Spring chromosome 2A, IWGSC CS RefSeq v2.1, whole genome shotgun sequence DNA contains the following:
- the LOC123189529 gene encoding SUPPRESSOR OF GAMMA RESPONSE 1, whose translation MEEPFIVTGKIIATMIRNGELVPEAGMECPNCEHRIDNSDVSSQWPGLPIGVKFDPTDLELLGHLEGKIGRAMSHVLIDDFIPTIEMAEGICYTHPENLPGVRLDGVASHFFHKICNAYDVGTRKRRKISNSDYNVCDEHLRWHKTGKSRHILDNNGDIKGWKKIMVLRKGGYKAEKTNWTMHQYHLGVDENEKDGELVVCKVFFQLPSEKAGQSVMFAVDEESDSFAVKIDPTTPMTYAPQPCRPNGSPSETEQNQEEEEFRQSAVRGATEWLAGTSSHAVDDVALPALDEHPSRGGTPDAAYPEKQHLPLVDTDALQGFPDLGTSPHFSSLADMQFDSLDCFNSWLDRM comes from the exons ATGGAAGA GCCATTCATTGTTACTGGCAAGATAATTGCTACGATGATAAGAAACGGGGAATTGGTTCCAGAAGCAGGGATGGAGTGCCCAAACTGCGAACATCGCATTGATAATAGTGAT GTTTCATCACAGTGGCCAGGACTCCCTATTGGTGTTAAATTTGATCCAACGGATCTTGAACTGCTTGGACATTTAGAAGGCAAGATTGGCAGGGCAATGTCCCATGTACTAATAGATGATTTTATTCCAACCATAGAGATGGCGGAAGGAATCTGCTACACACATCCGGAAAATCTCCCTG GTGTCAGATTAGACGGGGTCGCCAGTCATTTCTTCcacaaaatatgtaatgcctatgatgtTGGCACGCGCAAGCGTCGCAAGATTAGCAACAGCGACTACAATGTTTGTGATGAGCATCTCAGATGGCACAAGACTGGAAAATCCAGACATATCTTAGATAATAATGGTGACATAAAAGGGTGGAAGAAAATAATGGTTCTTAGGAAAGGAGGTTACAAGGCAGAAAAGACTAACTGGACGATGCATCAGTATCACCTTGGGGTAGATGAAAATGAAAAGGATGGGGAGCTTGTTGTTTGCAAAGTCTTCTTTCAGTTGCCGTCAGAGAAAGCTGGGCAGTCTGTAATGTTCGCTGTTGATGAAGAATCCGATTCATTTGCTGTGAAAATCGATCCTACAACCCCAATGACATACGCTCCGCAGCCTTGTCGCCCAAACGGTAGTCCATCCGAAACCGAGCAGAATCAG GAGGAGGAAGAGTTCCGCCAGTCAGCTGTTCGGGGAGCCACCGAATGGCTTGCTGGAACCTCGTCGCACGCCGTTGATGACGTAGCGCTGCCTGCCCTGGATGAACACCCGTCACGCGGCGGAACCCCGGACGCCGCCTACCCTGAGAAGCAGCATCTGCCTCTTGTTGACACGGACGCGCTCCAAGGGTTCCCTGACCTCGGAACGTCTCCGCATTTCTCCTCTCTGGCC GACATGCAGTTTGACTCGCTGGATTGCTTCAACAGCTGGCTGGACCGCATGTAG